The following are encoded together in the Nocardioides sp. Arc9.136 genome:
- a CDS encoding acetylxylan esterase yields the protein METDWPLEQLEAYRPELPEPAGLDAFWAETLAPQLARGPRSSLQPVDSGLVAVESWAVVLHGYDDHPVHAWLHLPAAPLRDGRPLAGVVQLQGYNGGRGLAHEHVLWALAGYAHLVVDTRGQGSGWSVGATGDPAGSGAAQPGFLTRGIEDPRTCYYRRAYADAVAALDVLRAHPLVDADRVGVAGASQGGALATAVAALAPDRVAAALVDVPFLADVRRAVAVAQTDPYLELVRYLAAHRDRVEQSFATLAHVDAAVLARRATAPALLSVALRDRTCPPSTVFAAYRSWAGPAELEVYPFNDHDGGGAFHVQRQVAWLRSTLGARLGS from the coding sequence GTGGAGACCGATTGGCCGCTGGAGCAGCTCGAGGCCTACCGCCCCGAGCTGCCCGAGCCGGCCGGCCTCGACGCGTTCTGGGCCGAGACGCTCGCCCCGCAGCTCGCCCGCGGTCCTCGCTCGAGCCTCCAGCCGGTCGACTCGGGGCTCGTCGCCGTCGAGTCGTGGGCCGTGGTGCTGCACGGGTACGACGACCACCCCGTGCACGCCTGGCTGCACCTGCCGGCGGCGCCGCTGCGGGACGGGCGCCCGCTGGCGGGCGTGGTGCAGCTCCAGGGCTACAACGGCGGCCGCGGGCTCGCCCACGAGCACGTGCTGTGGGCGCTCGCCGGCTACGCCCACCTCGTCGTCGACACCCGCGGCCAGGGCAGCGGCTGGAGCGTCGGGGCGACCGGGGACCCGGCGGGCTCGGGCGCCGCCCAGCCGGGGTTCCTGACGCGGGGGATCGAGGACCCGCGCACCTGCTACTACCGCCGGGCGTACGCCGACGCCGTGGCCGCCCTCGACGTGCTGCGGGCCCACCCGCTCGTCGACGCCGACCGGGTCGGCGTGGCCGGTGCCAGCCAGGGCGGCGCCCTCGCCACGGCCGTGGCCGCACTCGCGCCGGACCGGGTGGCGGCGGCGCTCGTGGACGTGCCGTTCCTCGCCGACGTGCGCCGGGCCGTGGCCGTCGCGCAGACCGACCCCTACCTGGAGCTGGTGCGCTACCTCGCCGCCCACCGCGACCGCGTCGAGCAGTCCTTCGCGACCCTGGCCCACGTCGACGCCGCGGTGCTGGCCCGCCGGGCCACCGCGCCGGCCCTGCTCTCGGTGGCGCTGAGGGACCGCACCTGCCCGCCCTCGACCGTGTTCGCGGCGTACCGCTCCTGGGCCGGGCCGGCGGAGCTCGAGGTCTACCCGTTCAACGACCACGACGGCGGTGGGGCGTTCCACGTCCAGCGGCAGGTGGCGTGGCTGCGCTCGACGCTGGGGGCCAGACTGGGCTCGTGA